A genomic segment from Bacillus cereus G9842 encodes:
- the pabA gene encoding aminodeoxychorismate/anthranilate synthase component II has translation MILMIDNYDSFTFNLVQFLGELGQELVVKRNDEVSIADIENMKPDFLMISPGPCSPNEAGISMEVIKYFAGKIPIFGVCLGHQSIAQVFGGEVVRAERLMHGKTSLMHHDGKTIFLDIPNPFTATRYHSLIVKKESLPDCLEVTSWTEEGEIMAIRHKTLPIEGVQFHPESIMTSHGKELLQNFIRKYSPSVTSC, from the coding sequence ATGATATTAATGATTGATAATTATGATTCTTTTACATTTAATTTAGTACAGTTTCTTGGAGAACTTGGACAAGAGCTTGTTGTTAAGCGTAATGATGAAGTGAGTATTGCAGATATTGAGAATATGAAACCAGATTTCTTAATGATTTCGCCAGGTCCATGTAGTCCTAATGAAGCGGGGATTAGTATGGAAGTTATTAAATACTTTGCTGGGAAGATTCCGATTTTTGGAGTTTGTCTTGGGCATCAATCGATTGCACAAGTATTTGGTGGAGAAGTTGTTCGTGCAGAGCGATTAATGCATGGAAAAACGTCACTTATGCATCATGATGGGAAAACGATTTTCTTAGATATTCCTAATCCATTTACTGCAACGCGTTATCATTCCCTGATTGTTAAGAAAGAGTCATTGCCAGATTGTTTAGAGGTAACATCTTGGACAGAGGAAGGGGAAATTATGGCGATTCGTCATAAGACACTGCCGATAGAGGGTGTGCAATTCCACCCAGAATCTATTATGACTTCTCATGGGAAAGAGTTACTACAGAACTTCATTCGTAAATATAGTCCAAGTGTGACATCATGTTAA
- a CDS encoding type III pantothenate kinase, which translates to MIFVLDVGNTNAVLGVFEEGELRQHWRMETDRHKTEDEYGMLVKQLLDHEGLSFEDVKGIIVSSVVPPIMFALERMCEKYFKIKPLVVGPGIKTGLNIKYENPREVGADRIVNAVAGIQLYGSPLIIVDFGTATTYCYINEEKHYMGGVITPGIMISAEALYSRAAKLPRIEITKPSSVVGKNTVSAMQSGILYGYVGQVEGIVKRMKEEAKQEPKVIATGGLAKLISEESNVIDIVDPFLTLKGLYMLYERNANLQQEKGE; encoded by the coding sequence ATGATTTTTGTATTGGATGTAGGGAACACAAATGCTGTACTAGGCGTGTTTGAAGAGGGGGAACTTCGTCAGCATTGGCGCATGGAAACAGATCGTCATAAGACAGAAGATGAATATGGAATGCTTGTAAAACAGTTACTTGATCATGAGGGTCTCTCGTTTGAAGATGTGAAAGGTATTATTGTGTCTTCAGTCGTACCACCAATTATGTTCGCTTTAGAACGTATGTGTGAAAAGTATTTTAAAATTAAACCGCTTGTAGTAGGACCTGGAATAAAAACGGGGCTAAATATTAAATATGAAAATCCACGTGAAGTAGGCGCAGATCGAATTGTAAATGCAGTAGCAGGAATCCAATTGTATGGAAGTCCACTTATTATTGTTGATTTTGGTACGGCTACTACATATTGTTATATTAATGAAGAAAAGCATTATATGGGTGGAGTTATTACGCCAGGAATTATGATTTCAGCAGAGGCTTTATATAGTAGGGCGGCAAAACTTCCTCGTATTGAAATTACAAAACCGAGCAGTGTTGTTGGGAAGAATACAGTAAGTGCGATGCAATCAGGTATTCTTTATGGTTATGTAGGACAAGTGGAAGGTATTGTTAAGCGTATGAAAGAGGAAGCTAAACAAGAACCGAAAGTTATTGCAACAGGTGGATTGGCGAAATTAATTTCAGAGGAATCGAATGTAATTGATATTGTAGATCCATTTTTAACGTTAAAAGGCTTGTATATGTTATATGAGCGTAATGCAAATTTACAGCAGGAGAAAGGTGAATAA
- the ftsH gene encoding ATP-dependent zinc metalloprotease FtsH: MNRIFRNTIFYLLIFLVVIGIVSYFNGSTQKTTSVSYDKFITKLESGEVRNVQLQPKNGVFEVKGQFNNSSQGEQFVTYAPNTEELQKKINDKAKGAEVKYQPAEETSAWVTFFTSIIPFVIIFILFFFLLNQAQGGGSRVMNFGKSKAKLYNDEKKKVRFRDVAGADEEKQELVEVVEFLKDPRKFSEVGARIPKGVLLVGPPGTGKTLLARAVAGEAGVPFFSISGSDFVEMFVGVGASRVRDLFENAKKNAPCIIFIDEIDAVGRQRGAGLGGGHDEREQTLNQLLVEMDGFGANEGIIIIAATNRPDILDPALLRPGRFDRQITVDRPDVNGREAVLKVHARNKPLDEHINLRAIATRTPGFSGADLENLLNEAALVAARRDKKKIDMSDIDEATDRVIAGPAKKSRVISEKERNIVAFHEAGHTVIGVVLDEADVVHKVTIVPRGQAGGYAVMLPKEDRYFMTKPELLDKITGLLGGRVAEEIVFGEASTGAHNDFQRATGIARRMVTEFGMSDKLGPMQFGSSQGGQVFLGRDFHSEQNYSDAIAHEIDVEMQTIIKDCYARAKQILTEKRDKLDIIAKTLLEVETLDAEQINHLYDYGRLPERPTSSDDVKVNINMKKDDEDKEDK; this comes from the coding sequence ATGAATCGTATCTTCCGTAATACCATCTTTTATTTACTGATATTCTTAGTAGTAATTGGAATCGTGAGCTATTTTAATGGTTCGACACAAAAAACGACATCAGTTAGCTACGACAAATTCATTACTAAACTAGAAAGCGGTGAAGTGCGTAATGTGCAACTTCAACCGAAAAATGGTGTATTTGAGGTAAAAGGACAATTCAATAACTCTAGCCAAGGAGAACAATTTGTTACTTATGCACCAAATACTGAGGAATTACAAAAGAAAATCAATGATAAAGCGAAAGGTGCCGAAGTTAAGTATCAACCAGCAGAAGAAACAAGTGCTTGGGTAACATTCTTTACTTCAATCATTCCGTTTGTCATCATCTTCATTTTATTCTTCTTCTTATTAAACCAAGCTCAAGGCGGCGGTAGCCGTGTTATGAACTTCGGGAAAAGTAAGGCGAAGTTATATAATGATGAAAAGAAAAAAGTTCGTTTCAGAGATGTTGCTGGGGCGGATGAAGAGAAACAAGAACTTGTTGAGGTAGTTGAATTCTTAAAAGACCCTCGTAAGTTTTCTGAAGTTGGTGCCCGTATTCCAAAGGGTGTCCTATTAGTTGGACCTCCAGGTACAGGTAAAACTTTATTAGCACGTGCTGTTGCAGGTGAGGCTGGCGTTCCATTCTTCTCTATCAGTGGTTCTGACTTTGTAGAGATGTTTGTCGGTGTCGGTGCATCACGTGTACGTGATTTATTTGAAAATGCAAAGAAAAATGCTCCTTGTATCATTTTCATTGATGAAATTGATGCAGTAGGTCGTCAACGTGGCGCAGGTCTTGGTGGTGGTCATGATGAGCGTGAGCAAACATTGAATCAGTTACTTGTTGAAATGGATGGATTCGGTGCAAACGAAGGTATTATTATCATTGCTGCGACAAACCGTCCAGACATTCTTGACCCAGCGTTATTACGTCCAGGTCGTTTTGACCGTCAAATTACAGTAGATCGTCCAGATGTAAATGGCCGTGAAGCTGTACTGAAAGTACATGCGCGTAATAAACCGCTTGATGAGCATATTAATTTAAGAGCAATTGCGACTCGTACACCAGGATTCTCTGGTGCGGATCTTGAAAACTTATTAAACGAAGCTGCTTTAGTAGCTGCACGTCGAGATAAGAAGAAAATTGATATGAGTGATATCGATGAAGCAACGGATCGTGTTATTGCAGGTCCAGCTAAGAAAAGTCGTGTTATCTCTGAAAAAGAACGTAATATCGTTGCTTTCCATGAAGCAGGCCACACTGTAATTGGTGTTGTTCTTGATGAGGCTGATGTCGTTCATAAAGTAACAATTGTCCCTCGTGGTCAAGCTGGTGGATATGCGGTAATGCTTCCGAAGGAAGATCGTTACTTCATGACAAAGCCAGAGTTACTTGATAAAATCACTGGTTTACTTGGTGGTCGAGTAGCTGAGGAGATTGTATTTGGTGAAGCAAGTACAGGTGCTCACAACGACTTCCAACGTGCGACTGGTATTGCAAGACGTATGGTTACGGAATTCGGTATGAGTGATAAGCTTGGACCGATGCAATTTGGTAGCTCACAAGGTGGTCAGGTATTCTTAGGAAGAGACTTCCATTCAGAACAAAACTACAGTGATGCAATTGCGCATGAAATTGATGTGGAAATGCAAACGATTATTAAAGACTGTTATGCTCGTGCGAAACAAATTCTTACTGAAAAACGAGATAAGCTTGATATTATCGCAAAAACGTTACTTGAAGTAGAAACATTAGATGCAGAGCAAATTAATCATTTATATGATTATGGCAGATTACCTGAGCGTCCAACATCTTCAGATGATGTGAAAGTAAACATCAATATGAAGAAAGACGATGAAGATAAAGAAGATAAGTAA
- the pabB gene encoding aminodeoxychorismate synthase, component I encodes MQRRKSLALSIPYQLDFFKQYKFLSQDKPQHILLESGRGGRYNIVGLNPVAVIQGKGVKLHISESGKETIKKGNPLDLMQEYMEKWKTDYNPEYPPFQGGAMGYFSYDCIRYIEKLPSLAEDDLNIPDIYFLLFDDVFVYDQKEKVLWIITHYVDKHAEAEERLNEWKDLWTAEVPEVTMPFERPKKKNEAVAFTEAGFMKAVECIQEYIGNGDVFQVNLSTRQERTLQTHPLEIYTSLRKINPSPYMGYLELGDFQIVSASPELLIKKQGQEVSTRPIAGTRSRGANEQEDQDLARELIENEKERAEHVMLVDLERNDLGRVCKYGTVEVDEFMVIEKYSHVMHIVSNVRGEVEEDKDAFDLVKAVFPGGTITGAPKIRTMEIIEELEPVRRGIYTGSIGWIGYSGDTELNIVIRTLLAKDGQAHVQAGAGIVIDSNPKNEYKESLKKAIALWRAKESSEETVR; translated from the coding sequence ATGCAACGAAGAAAATCTTTAGCGCTTTCTATTCCATATCAGTTAGATTTCTTTAAGCAATATAAATTTCTTTCTCAGGATAAGCCGCAACATATTTTGCTGGAAAGTGGACGTGGCGGTCGTTATAACATAGTGGGTTTAAACCCGGTAGCGGTAATCCAAGGAAAGGGTGTAAAGTTACATATAAGTGAAAGTGGTAAGGAAACAATAAAAAAAGGGAATCCATTAGATTTAATGCAAGAATATATGGAGAAATGGAAAACAGACTACAATCCAGAGTACCCACCTTTTCAAGGTGGTGCAATGGGCTACTTTAGTTATGATTGTATCCGTTATATTGAAAAACTCCCTTCTCTTGCAGAGGATGATCTGAATATACCCGATATATACTTTTTATTATTTGATGATGTGTTTGTCTATGATCAAAAAGAAAAGGTATTGTGGATTATTACACATTATGTAGATAAGCATGCAGAAGCGGAAGAACGTTTAAATGAATGGAAGGATCTTTGGACGGCAGAAGTGCCTGAAGTGACTATGCCGTTTGAACGTCCTAAAAAGAAAAATGAAGCGGTTGCCTTTACAGAAGCAGGCTTTATGAAGGCTGTTGAATGTATTCAAGAGTATATTGGAAATGGTGATGTGTTTCAAGTAAACTTGTCGACAAGACAGGAAAGAACTTTACAAACGCATCCACTAGAAATTTATACAAGTCTTCGTAAAATTAATCCATCTCCATATATGGGTTACTTAGAGCTTGGGGATTTTCAAATTGTTAGTGCTTCGCCTGAATTGCTGATTAAAAAACAAGGGCAAGAAGTAAGTACACGACCAATTGCAGGTACAAGATCCCGAGGTGCAAATGAACAAGAGGATCAAGACTTAGCAAGGGAATTAATTGAGAACGAAAAGGAACGAGCAGAGCATGTGATGCTTGTAGATTTAGAGCGAAATGATTTAGGACGTGTTTGTAAATATGGTACTGTAGAAGTCGATGAATTTATGGTAATTGAAAAGTACTCACATGTTATGCATATCGTTTCCAATGTGCGTGGTGAGGTGGAAGAAGATAAGGATGCTTTCGATTTAGTGAAAGCTGTATTTCCTGGTGGAACAATTACTGGTGCACCGAAAATACGTACGATGGAGATTATAGAAGAATTAGAGCCTGTTCGTCGAGGGATTTATACAGGTTCAATTGGTTGGATTGGTTATTCTGGAGATACGGAATTAAATATTGTCATTAGAACGCTTCTTGCGAAAGATGGGCAAGCACATGTGCAAGCTGGAGCGGGAATTGTAATTGATTCAAATCCGAAAAATGAATATAAAGAGTCGTTAAAAAAGGCAATTGCTTTATGGCGTGCAAAAGAAAGTAGCGAAGAAACGGTTAGGTGA
- the cysK gene encoding cysteine synthase A, producing MRVAQSVSELIGKTPIVKLNRIVESDSADIYLKLEFMNPGSSVKDRIALAMIEDAEKKGLLKEGDTIIEPTSGNTGIGLAMVAAAKGYNAILVMPETMSIERRNLLRAYGAELVLTPGPEGMGGAIRKATELAKEHGYFIPQQFQNQSNPQIHRLTTGPEIVEQMGDQLDAFIAGIGTGGTITGAGEVLKEAYEGIKIYAVEPADSPVLSGGKPGPHKIQGIGAGFVPETLDVEVYDEIIQVKTEQAFEYARRVAKEEGILVGISSGAVIYAATEVAKKLGKGKKVLVIIPSNGERYLSTPLYQFES from the coding sequence ATGCGAGTGGCACAATCAGTTTCAGAATTAATCGGGAAAACGCCGATCGTTAAGTTGAACCGCATCGTAGAATCAGACAGCGCAGATATATACTTAAAACTAGAATTTATGAATCCGGGGAGTAGCGTTAAAGATCGTATTGCACTAGCTATGATTGAAGATGCTGAAAAAAAGGGATTGTTAAAAGAGGGCGATACAATCATTGAACCAACAAGTGGTAACACAGGTATTGGTTTAGCGATGGTAGCGGCTGCTAAAGGATATAATGCAATTTTAGTAATGCCAGAAACAATGAGTATTGAGCGTCGTAATTTATTACGTGCTTACGGTGCTGAATTAGTATTGACTCCAGGTCCTGAAGGGATGGGTGGAGCAATTCGTAAAGCAACTGAATTAGCAAAAGAGCATGGTTACTTTATACCGCAACAGTTCCAAAATCAATCGAATCCACAAATTCACCGTTTAACAACAGGTCCAGAAATTGTTGAACAAATGGGTGATCAATTAGATGCGTTTATTGCAGGTATTGGTACAGGTGGAACAATTACTGGTGCTGGTGAAGTGCTGAAGGAAGCATATGAAGGTATTAAAATTTATGCAGTAGAACCTGCGGATTCACCAGTGTTATCTGGTGGGAAACCAGGTCCACATAAAATCCAAGGAATTGGGGCGGGATTTGTCCCAGAGACATTGGATGTAGAAGTATATGATGAAATTATTCAAGTGAAAACAGAGCAAGCATTTGAATATGCGAGAAGAGTGGCTAAAGAAGAAGGTATTTTAGTTGGTATCTCTTCAGGAGCAGTTATTTATGCAGCAACAGAAGTTGCGAAAAAGTTAGGTAAAGGGAAAAAGGTACTCGTTATTATTCCAAGTAACGGTGAACGTTATTTAAGTACACCACTTTATCAATTTGAATCATAA
- the pabC gene encoding aminodeoxychorismate lyase has translation MLIYVNGEYVEANEAKISPYDHGYLYGLGVFETFRIYNGHPFLLDDHYNRLIGALDALQIKWTMTKDDVMLILKNLLAKNELEHAYVRFNVSAGVDEIGLQTEMYEDPSVIVFIKPLTAPGDVVEKEGVILKQVRNTPEGAFRLKSHHYLNNILGKREIGNVVSKEGIFLTEAGYVAEGIVSNLFFVKGDVLYTPSLKTGILNGITRAFIIKSAEELNIEVKEGFFTKDELLSADEVFVTNSIQEIVPLYRIEAQDFPGKVGVVTKSLMYLYGMQREKLWSRNELRRGDV, from the coding sequence ATGTTAATTTACGTAAATGGTGAGTATGTAGAAGCGAATGAAGCGAAAATCTCCCCTTATGACCATGGTTATTTATATGGGCTGGGAGTTTTTGAGACATTTCGTATTTATAATGGTCATCCTTTTTTGTTAGATGATCATTATAACCGTTTAATAGGTGCGCTAGATGCATTGCAAATTAAATGGACAATGACAAAAGATGACGTGATGCTTATTTTGAAAAATCTACTCGCTAAGAATGAATTGGAACATGCGTATGTACGTTTTAATGTATCAGCAGGTGTAGATGAAATAGGATTACAAACGGAAATGTATGAAGACCCTTCGGTTATTGTTTTTATAAAACCTTTAACAGCTCCAGGAGATGTAGTAGAAAAAGAAGGGGTTATTTTAAAACAAGTGCGAAATACACCAGAAGGAGCATTTCGTCTGAAGTCTCATCATTATCTAAATAATATTTTAGGGAAGCGTGAAATTGGAAATGTAGTGAGCAAGGAAGGTATTTTCCTTACTGAAGCAGGTTATGTTGCAGAGGGGATTGTTTCGAATCTCTTTTTTGTGAAAGGTGATGTTTTATATACACCTTCGTTAAAAACAGGGATTTTAAATGGTATCACTCGTGCGTTTATTATAAAAAGTGCTGAAGAATTGAATATAGAAGTAAAGGAAGGTTTCTTTACAAAAGATGAATTACTTTCAGCAGATGAAGTCTTTGTAACAAACTCAATTCAAGAAATTGTTCCGCTTTATCGTATAGAAGCGCAGGATTTCCCGGGTAAAGTAGGAGTAGTTACAAAAAGTTTAATGTACCTTTATGGAATGCAGAGAGAGAAATTATGGAGCAGAAATGAATTACGAAGAGGAGATGTGTAG
- the folK gene encoding 2-amino-4-hydroxy-6-hydroxymethyldihydropteridine diphosphokinase, whose product MNNIAYIALGSNIGERYTYLTEAIQFLNKNPYIQVDDISSIYETEPVGYTDQSCFLNLVIKISTNLSPQELLKVTQKVENDLGRKREIRWGPRTIDLDILLYNQENIEAENLIVPHPRMFERAFVIVPLLEINQDIKQNISRSQVEEMKRREGVTVWKQKNGEDAFVLFES is encoded by the coding sequence ATGAATAATATAGCATACATTGCATTAGGGTCAAATATTGGAGAGCGTTATACGTATCTAACCGAAGCGATTCAGTTCTTAAATAAAAATCCTTATATTCAGGTTGATGATATTTCATCTATATATGAAACTGAGCCAGTTGGCTATACTGACCAAAGTTGCTTTTTAAATTTAGTTATAAAAATTTCTACCAATTTATCACCACAAGAATTATTGAAAGTAACACAAAAAGTAGAAAATGACCTAGGAAGAAAAAGGGAAATTAGGTGGGGGCCGAGGACTATCGACCTTGACATTTTACTTTATAATCAAGAGAATATTGAAGCAGAGAATCTTATTGTTCCGCATCCGCGGATGTTTGAAAGAGCTTTTGTTATCGTTCCGTTGTTAGAGATTAATCAAGACATAAAACAAAACATTTCACGTTCACAAGTAGAAGAAATGAAAAGGCGAGAGGGAGTAACGGTATGGAAGCAGAAAAATGGGGAAGACGCATTCGTGCTTTTCGAAAGCTAA
- the folP gene encoding dihydropteroate synthase, with the protein MNYEEEMCSLKWDYDLRCGEYTLNLNEKTLIMGILNVTPDSFSDGGSYNEVDAAVRHAKEMQGEGAHIIDIGGESTRPGFAKVSVEEEIKRVVPMIQAVSKEVKLPISIDTYKAEVAKQAIEAGAHIINDIWGAKAEPIIAEVAAHYDVPIILMHNRDNMNYRNLMADMIADLYDSIKIAKNAGVRDENIILDPGIGFAKTPKQNLEVMRNLEQLNVLGYPVLLGTSRKSFIGHVLDLPVEERLEGTGATVCLGIEKGCEFVRVHDVKEMARMAKMMDAMIGKGVK; encoded by the coding sequence ATGAATTACGAAGAGGAGATGTGTAGTTTGAAGTGGGATTATGATTTACGCTGCGGCGAATATACATTGAATTTAAATGAAAAGACATTAATTATGGGGATTTTAAATGTAACACCAGATTCGTTTTCTGATGGTGGGAGTTACAACGAGGTAGATGCTGCGGTACGTCATGCAAAAGAAATGCAAGGTGAAGGTGCTCATATTATTGATATTGGTGGCGAATCTACTCGCCCGGGTTTTGCTAAAGTATCAGTAGAAGAAGAAATAAAGCGAGTTGTCCCGATGATTCAAGCGGTTTCAAAAGAAGTGAAATTGCCTATATCTATCGATACATATAAAGCTGAAGTTGCAAAGCAAGCAATTGAGGCTGGTGCTCATATTATTAATGATATTTGGGGAGCGAAGGCGGAGCCAATAATTGCTGAAGTCGCAGCTCATTATGATGTACCTATCATTTTAATGCATAACCGCGATAATATGAATTATCGTAATTTAATGGCGGATATGATTGCTGATTTGTATGATAGTATCAAAATTGCTAAAAATGCTGGTGTGCGAGATGAGAATATTATTTTAGATCCAGGTATCGGTTTTGCTAAAACACCTAAGCAAAACTTAGAGGTGATGCGTAATTTAGAACAGTTAAATGTGCTAGGTTATCCGGTTCTCTTAGGTACATCGAGAAAGTCCTTTATTGGGCACGTATTAGATTTGCCAGTAGAGGAACGCCTTGAGGGAACGGGAGCTACTGTTTGTCTTGGTATTGAAAAGGGTTGTGAGTTTGTTCGTGTCCATGATGTGAAAGAAATGGCGCGTATGGCTAAAATGATGGATGCAATGATTGGTAAGGGGGTAAAGTAA
- the dusB gene encoding tRNA dihydrouridine synthase DusB, whose translation MLKIANIEMKNPVVLAPMAGVCNSAFRLTVKEFGAGLVCAEMVSDKAILLNNKRTLDMLYIDEREKPLSLQIFGGEKETLVDAAKYVDKYTTADIIDINMGCPVPKIVKCDAGARWLLDPNKIYEMVAAVVDAVEKPVTVKMRIGWDEEHIFAIENARAIERAGGQAVAVHGRTRVQMYEGKADWDIIKQVKQSVNIPVIGNGDVETPQDAKRMLDEIGVDGVMIGRAALGDPWMIYRTVKYLETGELMPEPTVREKIDVCMLHLDRLIDLKNESVAVREMRKHAAWYLKGVRGNASVRNGINACNTREDLANVLGAFVEEVEAKQQTIYVG comes from the coding sequence TTGTTAAAGATTGCAAATATTGAGATGAAAAATCCGGTTGTATTAGCACCGATGGCGGGAGTGTGTAATTCTGCATTCCGTTTAACAGTGAAAGAATTTGGTGCAGGTCTAGTTTGTGCTGAAATGGTAAGTGATAAGGCAATATTACTGAATAACAAAAGAACATTAGATATGTTATATATCGATGAGAGAGAAAAACCATTAAGTTTACAAATTTTTGGTGGAGAGAAAGAAACTCTTGTAGATGCTGCGAAATACGTAGATAAATATACGACAGCAGATATTATTGATATCAATATGGGTTGCCCAGTACCGAAAATCGTAAAATGTGATGCGGGGGCAAGGTGGCTTTTAGATCCCAATAAAATATATGAAATGGTAGCAGCGGTTGTAGATGCTGTTGAAAAGCCGGTTACAGTTAAAATGCGTATCGGTTGGGATGAAGAACATATTTTCGCAATAGAAAATGCTAGAGCTATTGAGCGTGCTGGTGGACAAGCTGTGGCGGTTCACGGACGTACGCGAGTGCAAATGTATGAAGGTAAAGCGGATTGGGATATCATTAAACAAGTAAAGCAATCTGTGAATATCCCGGTTATCGGAAATGGTGATGTCGAAACACCGCAAGATGCGAAGCGAATGCTTGATGAGATTGGTGTAGATGGTGTTATGATTGGCCGTGCGGCTCTTGGGGATCCATGGATGATTTATCGTACAGTAAAGTATTTAGAGACAGGTGAATTAATGCCGGAACCAACAGTGCGCGAGAAAATTGATGTATGTATGTTGCATCTAGATCGTCTTATCGACTTAAAGAACGAAAGTGTCGCTGTAAGAGAGATGAGAAAACATGCAGCTTGGTATTTAAAAGGTGTTCGTGGTAATGCGAGTGTACGTAATGGTATTAATGCTTGTAACACACGTGAAGACCTTGCGAATGTGTTAGGTGCATTTGTAGAAGAAGTAGAAGCGAAACAACAAACAATTTACGTTGGTTAA
- the folB gene encoding dihydroneopterin aldolase yields the protein MDKIYIHDMEFYGYHGVFPEENKLGQRFKVDLTVELDLKRAGESDELEHSVNYGELFELCRKVVEDRKYKLVESIAENIAADILKQYESISRCTIKVIKPDPPIPGHYRAVAVEITRERP from the coding sequence TTGGATAAAATTTATATCCATGATATGGAGTTTTACGGTTATCATGGTGTGTTCCCGGAGGAAAATAAATTAGGTCAGAGATTTAAAGTTGACTTAACGGTGGAGTTGGATTTAAAGCGTGCAGGGGAAAGTGATGAATTAGAGCATTCGGTCAATTATGGAGAGCTTTTCGAATTATGTAGAAAAGTTGTTGAAGATAGAAAGTATAAGCTTGTGGAGAGTATCGCTGAAAATATTGCTGCAGATATATTAAAACAATATGAAAGTATTTCACGATGTACAATTAAGGTAATTAAGCCGGATCCACCGATACCAGGTCATTATCGTGCTGTAGCAGTAGAAATTACGAGAGAACGTCCATGA
- a CDS encoding helix-turn-helix domain-containing protein yields the protein MEAEKWGRRIRAFRKLKGYTQEGFAKELGVSVSVLGEVERGNRSPSQDFVVEVAKALNVSIDELMPK from the coding sequence ATGGAAGCAGAAAAATGGGGAAGACGCATTCGTGCTTTTCGAAAGCTAAAAGGCTACACGCAAGAAGGTTTTGCTAAAGAATTAGGGGTATCTGTATCTGTTTTAGGTGAAGTTGAGAGAGGGAATCGATCACCTTCTCAAGATTTTGTAGTAGAAGTTGCTAAGGCATTAAATGTTTCGATAGATGAATTAATGCCAAAGTGA
- the hslO gene encoding redox-regulated molecular chaperone HslO, whose translation MKDYLVKALAFDGEVRAYSVRTTNTVSEAQRRHDTWRTASAALGRSLTAGTMMGAMLKGDQKLTIKVEGNGPIGPILVDAHANGDVRGYVTNPHVDFEGTEQGKLRVYQAVGTEGFVTVIKDIGMREPFIGQSPIVSGELGEDFTYYFAVSEQTPSSVGVGVLVNGDDSVLAAGGFILQIMPGAQEETISFIEDRLQKIPPVSTLIERGLSPEELLYAVLGEDKVKVLETMDVQFNCTCSRERIESVLISLGKTELEQIREEEEETEVHCHFCNERYKFSKEDITNLIENL comes from the coding sequence ATGAAAGATTATTTAGTAAAAGCGTTAGCGTTTGATGGAGAAGTACGTGCGTATAGTGTACGTACAACAAATACAGTAAGTGAGGCACAAAGACGTCATGATACATGGAGGACAGCTTCGGCGGCACTTGGTCGTTCTTTAACTGCAGGTACAATGATGGGTGCGATGTTAAAAGGTGATCAAAAGTTAACGATTAAGGTAGAAGGTAATGGTCCGATTGGCCCTATCTTAGTGGATGCTCATGCAAATGGAGATGTACGTGGCTACGTAACGAATCCACATGTTGATTTTGAAGGAACGGAACAAGGGAAATTACGTGTATATCAAGCGGTAGGTACAGAAGGTTTTGTAACAGTAATTAAAGATATTGGTATGCGTGAGCCGTTTATCGGTCAATCCCCAATCGTTTCGGGAGAACTAGGGGAAGATTTCACGTATTATTTCGCAGTTTCTGAGCAGACGCCTTCTTCTGTTGGTGTCGGTGTCCTTGTAAATGGAGATGACAGCGTATTAGCGGCGGGTGGATTTATCCTTCAAATTATGCCGGGCGCACAGGAAGAAACAATTTCATTCATTGAAGATCGTTTGCAAAAAATCCCGCCTGTATCAACATTGATTGAACGAGGCCTTTCTCCAGAAGAGCTACTATATGCAGTCCTTGGAGAAGATAAAGTAAAAGTATTAGAAACAATGGATGTTCAATTTAATTGTACGTGTTCACGTGAGCGTATTGAGAGTGTGTTAATTAGTTTAGGTAAAACAGAGTTAGAGCAAATTCGTGAAGAAGAAGAAGAGACAGAAGTTCATTGCCATTTCTGTAATGAACGTTACAAGTTCTCTAAAGAAGATATTACAAATTTAATTGAGAATTTGTAA